In Desulfosporosinus sp. Sb-LF, one DNA window encodes the following:
- a CDS encoding N-acetylmuramoyl-L-alanine amidase, with translation MELVKKIILSIITSLSVVLCTPFITQASPLVYSTERISGQDRVETALKISQKGWDSAQTVILCENSDYPDSIAATPFAVSLNAPILLTKGNSIDPRVVKELQRLKPRNVVLLGGTACLNLSIEKELEESSLEWERIGGMDRYETSILLAKHLSSDSLILANGDDFPDALSAATFAGIKQIPIVLTSTTLPESVIGYLNETSPKHIIVIGGEVVVPSKELTKNNFTIETRLGGLDRYETNAKVTSYMKDVYESNDLFLASGITFPDAVAGTVLASKFKAPLLITEQKDIPPSVYSLMRNHMKIEPPVESTSDNVNNDLTKGHITASGGLNLRETPSSTGKLLVTIPKDTTIDLINQENHWYKTTYQSKTGWVSADYVTLGSMSNSTTTPNLDLSVNGTVYILGGTGIISSKTQTIIEGKASSNYNDNLKDFPPLPSEIKEPTQPSRGGDIITPPPSSDTTPPSSGTPPVETTYDPSKEVLINPFEGIPANALSGKTIMLDPGHGGPDTGAVGPNHTYEKDNNLAIALTLNDILKQAGAKVILTRNNDTSPASNYSEEEDLQARMDLANKSTADLFISIHNDSYSSPDIQGTSTYYSEVNPKQTESIQLANSIQSAVIDTVKTKSRGLKEAGFYVLRKATMPAILLETAFISNPYEEARLKNPTFQKNIAVAIFHGLYNYYKNPLPKD, from the coding sequence ATGGAGCTTGTGAAAAAGATTATTTTATCGATTATTACTTCGCTTTCAGTAGTTTTATGCACGCCATTTATAACACAGGCGAGCCCCTTAGTTTACTCAACGGAGCGAATTTCCGGACAGGATAGGGTCGAAACGGCTCTTAAGATATCGCAAAAAGGATGGGACTCAGCTCAAACGGTGATTTTATGCGAAAACTCCGATTATCCGGATTCTATCGCCGCAACACCGTTTGCGGTTAGCTTGAATGCTCCAATTCTTCTGACCAAAGGGAACTCTATTGACCCACGTGTTGTCAAAGAACTGCAACGGTTGAAGCCCCGAAATGTCGTTCTTCTTGGTGGAACCGCCTGTTTGAACCTTTCTATAGAAAAGGAACTTGAAGAATCATCGTTGGAATGGGAGCGAATCGGTGGAATGGATCGTTATGAAACGTCCATCCTTCTCGCTAAACATTTATCGAGCGATTCACTCATTCTTGCCAACGGTGATGATTTTCCTGATGCGTTATCAGCGGCAACGTTTGCAGGTATTAAACAAATCCCCATCGTCCTTACATCAACAACCCTTCCCGAATCTGTCATAGGATACTTAAATGAAACTAGTCCTAAGCACATAATCGTCATTGGCGGAGAAGTTGTCGTTCCTTCCAAAGAGTTAACGAAAAACAATTTTACCATTGAAACCCGTTTGGGCGGGCTGGACCGTTACGAAACCAATGCTAAAGTCACGTCTTATATGAAAGACGTCTATGAATCGAATGATCTTTTCTTAGCCTCTGGCATTACATTTCCTGATGCCGTAGCTGGTACTGTCCTGGCTTCAAAATTCAAGGCTCCCCTTTTAATCACAGAACAAAAAGATATCCCGCCCTCTGTTTATAGCCTCATGCGAAATCATATGAAAATTGAACCCCCCGTTGAAAGCACAAGTGATAATGTAAACAATGATTTAACTAAAGGACACATTACTGCATCAGGGGGCTTAAATCTTAGAGAAACTCCCTCATCCACAGGAAAACTACTTGTGACGATTCCGAAAGACACGACTATTGACCTTATCAACCAGGAAAACCACTGGTACAAAACGACCTATCAGTCAAAAACTGGTTGGGTTTCTGCAGACTATGTAACTCTGGGCTCTATGAGCAACTCCACTACGACGCCTAATCTAGATTTAAGTGTTAATGGTACCGTTTATATTTTAGGCGGAACGGGTATTATTAGTTCTAAAACACAAACTATTATTGAGGGAAAAGCTTCTTCTAACTATAACGATAATCTTAAAGACTTCCCCCCACTACCCTCAGAAATCAAAGAACCCACACAACCTTCAAGAGGTGGCGACATCATTACCCCTCCCCCGTCTAGCGATACTACCCCACCTTCTAGCGGTACCCCCCCAGTTGAAACAACTTATGATCCCTCTAAAGAAGTACTCATAAATCCCTTTGAGGGAATTCCCGCTAACGCCTTATCCGGCAAGACAATTATGCTAGATCCTGGACATGGGGGACCTGATACAGGCGCTGTCGGTCCTAACCATACGTATGAAAAAGACAACAACTTGGCAATAGCGCTCACCTTAAATGATATCTTAAAACAAGCAGGAGCAAAGGTTATCTTAACTCGAAACAACGATACATCTCCTGCCTCCAATTATTCGGAAGAAGAGGATCTTCAAGCCCGTATGGACTTGGCTAATAAAAGCACAGCAGATTTATTTATATCCATCCATAATGACTCATACAGCAGTCCCGATATTCAAGGCACTTCAACCTATTACTCCGAAGTAAATCCTAAGCAAACTGAGAGCATACAGCTGGCTAACAGTATCCAATCCGCTGTAATCGACACAGTAAAAACCAAGAGCCGTGGGCTTAAAGAAGCTGGATTTTATGTTTTACGCAAGGCAACCATGCCTGCCATTTTGCTCGAGACTGCCTTCATTTCCAACCCCTATGAAGAAGCAAGATTAAAAAATCCGACTTTCCAAAAAAATATTGCTGTAGCCATCTTCCATGGCCTCTATAACTATTACAAAAACCCTTTACCCAAGGACTAA
- a CDS encoding DUF1904 domain-containing protein, whose translation MPQIKIRGIETEKIRKLSKPLIDELAMLTQSPRDYFTLEVIHSTFVMDGEVVRGYPFVEIAWFDRGQEIQDQVAQVISRLINEAGYPNVDIIFTILEEARYYENGQHY comes from the coding sequence ATGCCCCAGATAAAGATTCGTGGAATTGAAACAGAAAAGATTCGCAAACTAAGTAAACCGTTGATTGACGAACTTGCAATGTTGACCCAATCTCCACGGGACTATTTCACCCTCGAGGTGATTCACTCGACCTTTGTTATGGATGGAGAAGTTGTCCGAGGATATCCCTTTGTAGAAATAGCATGGTTTGACCGTGGACAAGAGATTCAAGACCAAGTAGCCCAAGTAATCAGCCGATTGATTAATGAAGCGGGTTATCCAAACGTAGACATAATCTTTACCATATTGGAAGAAGCACGCTATTATGAAAATGGGCAGCATTACTAA
- a CDS encoding trypsin-like peptidase domain-containing protein, translating into MTDEIHSLNDNNNPSADTSSDKEEIEILTSTQQSMAQNKPKNKVFAFASLCVISAFIGGLTTVAVIPHIYPTTSTAMQTSNSSFTQVANLTATETNFPVAQIAKNVGPAVVGVSNLQSSRSFSGNSGLQETGSGTGFIIDAKKGYIATNNHVIDGAQKITISLSDGRNLDAKVIGADPRTDLAVLQISDTTNLTAVKMGDSSKVEVGESVVAIGNPGGEEFARSVTTGVISATNRTLELQGEASYNLIQTDAAINPGNSGGPLVNYQGQVIGINSVKYAETGFEGMGFAIPISDALPTLQQLINSGVAKHPALLVSTDDQYNTYAKSNNKPQGAYISGVTLNGPAAKAGLKQGDVITKINDGLVQNSSDLIRELYKNNVGDKVTITYIRDGQTKQVEVTLGELAST; encoded by the coding sequence ATGACTGACGAAATCCACTCACTCAATGACAATAACAACCCCTCTGCTGACACAAGCAGTGACAAAGAGGAAATCGAAATACTGACCAGCACACAACAATCGATGGCTCAAAATAAACCTAAAAATAAAGTTTTTGCCTTTGCTAGCCTCTGTGTGATTAGCGCTTTTATCGGTGGACTTACTACAGTTGCCGTGATTCCCCATATTTATCCTACTACATCCACAGCAATGCAAACATCCAATTCCTCGTTTACACAGGTTGCGAATCTCACTGCCACCGAAACTAATTTCCCAGTAGCACAAATTGCCAAGAATGTTGGTCCAGCCGTAGTGGGTGTGTCTAATCTCCAATCTAGTCGAAGTTTTTCAGGGAACTCCGGTCTCCAAGAAACTGGAAGCGGTACTGGTTTTATCATTGATGCCAAAAAGGGCTATATTGCGACAAATAATCATGTGATCGACGGCGCACAAAAAATCACTATCAGTTTGAGTGATGGACGTAATCTTGACGCGAAAGTAATTGGCGCTGATCCACGCACAGATCTTGCGGTATTGCAGATTTCGGATACAACAAACCTCACAGCAGTTAAAATGGGAGATTCTTCAAAAGTCGAAGTTGGCGAATCTGTGGTCGCTATCGGAAATCCTGGCGGAGAAGAATTTGCACGTTCTGTGACTACGGGGGTCATCTCCGCAACCAATCGCACCCTGGAACTCCAAGGTGAAGCAAGTTACAATTTAATTCAAACGGACGCAGCCATAAATCCTGGAAATAGTGGTGGACCGCTCGTTAATTATCAAGGACAAGTCATTGGCATAAACTCGGTCAAATACGCGGAAACAGGCTTTGAAGGAATGGGCTTCGCTATTCCGATTTCAGATGCCCTGCCAACACTGCAACAGTTGATCAATTCAGGTGTGGCTAAACATCCAGCTCTTTTAGTAAGCACAGACGATCAATATAACACTTACGCTAAAAGCAACAATAAGCCCCAAGGGGCCTACATTTCAGGTGTGACACTAAATGGACCAGCAGCTAAGGCTGGCCTTAAACAGGGGGATGTCATCACCAAGATCAATGATGGTCTTGTTCAAAATTCTTCTGACCTTATTCGTGAACTCTATAAAAATAATGTTGGGGATAAAGTAACCATAACCTATATTCGAGATGGACAAACGAAACAAGTTGAGGTAACACTGGGAGAATTAGCCTCTACTTAA